Proteins found in one Bremerella volcania genomic segment:
- a CDS encoding APC family permease translates to METTECGCCGKPPAECTCWEFPGWGKVDNLVDITPAVHDQTVENERLGVWRATAICGNDITSSCLYVSALAALYAGPLAPVALALVAAVLYLFRKIYAEVGSALPLNGGAYNVLLNTTTKARAALAACLTLLSYIATAVISSSGAMHYAAELLPQLDVFWATVILLGAFAVLNLLGISDSANVAVAIFAFHLLTLTALVGVALAATMFDPQTLLDNWRTPFDQWPTPRSGGLTAALFFGFSAAMLGISGFESSANYIEEQKPGVFPKTLRNMWIAVAIFNPLISLLSFGVLSMDEIANHKEALLSEMAHHSIVRIGGVTDSSTVATLAAQWISFDAVIVLSGAVLTSYVGVTGLMRRMSMDMCLPQFFLRANRWKGTNHWIIGSFFALCCSILLITRGQIETLAGVYTLSFLGVMSLFAVGNLLLKKKHPLLPRSSKAPVLAVVAALIAVVAALVGNVLLDPHYVRVFLMYFGGAVAVVGFVFFRTRLLVAWLFAARFLLSLPLLNRWKPRHYVESLLHAIQCRAILFIAAEGTEEEMRRAVEYVRRNEQIRQLKIVWCYERDTDVPTDLAAVREQVDHEFPDIHVDLLLVKGTLGPPLLSSLSQQLGVPNNYLFITSETAENIRDLSEWGGVRIVA, encoded by the coding sequence ATGGAGACAACAGAATGCGGTTGTTGCGGCAAGCCCCCTGCCGAATGTACGTGCTGGGAGTTTCCTGGCTGGGGCAAGGTCGACAACCTCGTCGACATAACGCCGGCCGTTCACGACCAGACGGTTGAGAACGAGCGCTTGGGTGTCTGGCGGGCCACGGCGATTTGCGGAAACGACATCACGTCAAGTTGTCTCTATGTTTCCGCCCTCGCGGCATTGTATGCGGGGCCACTGGCTCCCGTGGCGTTAGCGCTTGTTGCAGCCGTCCTCTACCTGTTCCGAAAGATCTATGCCGAAGTCGGCAGCGCGCTACCGCTGAACGGGGGCGCTTATAACGTTCTGCTGAACACGACCACGAAAGCACGCGCTGCACTGGCCGCATGCCTGACGTTGTTGTCCTATATTGCAACCGCAGTCATCAGCAGCAGCGGAGCGATGCACTACGCAGCCGAATTGCTGCCGCAGCTCGATGTTTTCTGGGCGACGGTCATCCTGTTGGGTGCGTTTGCGGTCCTGAACCTATTGGGTATCTCCGACTCGGCCAACGTCGCCGTGGCGATCTTCGCCTTTCATCTGCTGACGCTAACAGCTCTTGTCGGCGTCGCGCTGGCGGCAACGATGTTCGACCCGCAGACATTGCTGGATAACTGGCGCACACCGTTTGACCAATGGCCGACGCCGCGTTCGGGTGGGTTGACCGCTGCTCTGTTCTTCGGATTCTCCGCGGCCATGTTGGGCATTAGCGGATTTGAGAGTTCCGCCAACTACATTGAAGAGCAAAAGCCCGGCGTATTTCCCAAGACGCTTCGTAACATGTGGATTGCGGTGGCCATCTTCAATCCGCTCATCAGTCTGCTCTCGTTCGGCGTGTTGTCGATGGACGAAATCGCCAACCACAAAGAAGCTCTGCTATCCGAAATGGCTCACCACAGCATCGTCCGGATCGGCGGCGTGACTGACTCCTCCACAGTTGCCACGTTGGCCGCCCAATGGATCAGTTTCGATGCCGTGATCGTGTTGTCAGGTGCCGTCTTGACCAGCTACGTCGGTGTGACGGGGCTCATGCGCCGCATGAGCATGGACATGTGCTTGCCGCAATTCTTTCTACGCGCGAACCGGTGGAAAGGAACCAACCACTGGATCATCGGAAGTTTCTTCGCGCTGTGCTGCTCGATCCTGTTGATCACTCGCGGGCAAATCGAAACGCTGGCCGGTGTTTACACGCTCTCTTTCCTGGGGGTAATGAGTTTGTTCGCGGTGGGCAATCTACTTTTGAAGAAGAAGCATCCGCTCTTGCCGCGATCCAGCAAAGCTCCAGTGCTGGCGGTCGTTGCCGCCTTGATCGCGGTCGTGGCTGCGCTAGTAGGCAACGTACTGCTCGATCCTCACTACGTTCGGGTGTTCCTAATGTACTTTGGCGGGGCCGTGGCGGTCGTTGGATTCGTGTTCTTTCGTACGCGTCTCTTGGTGGCGTGGCTGTTTGCAGCACGATTCTTGCTCTCGCTTCCTCTGCTGAATCGTTGGAAACCGCGGCATTATGTTGAATCTTTGCTGCATGCGATACAGTGTCGTGCCATCTTGTTCATCGCGGCCGAGGGGACGGAAGAGGAAATGCGGCGGGCGGTTGAATATGTCCGCCGAAACGAGCAGATTCGGCAGCTGAAGATCGTGTGGTGTTACGAACGCGACACGGATGTCCCCACAGACCTCGCCGCAGTCCGGGAACAGGTAGATCATGAGTTTCCCGATATTCACGTCGACCTGTTACTCGTCAAGGGAACACTTGGTCCGCCACTATTGTCGTCCCTGTCTCAGCAGTTAGGCGTGCCGAACAACTATCTGTTCATCACGTCCGAGACTGCTGAGAACATACGCGATCTGTCGGAGTGGGGTGGCGTGAGGATTGTCGCCTGA
- a CDS encoding efflux RND transporter periplasmic adaptor subunit: protein MNETSNSGNEAAEAVPPDAPARSSTHRTAMYLVFGIALFVGLLFEAIIVGAVKRILPDPNANREILYWQSPMDPSIRSDKPGKTAMGMDLVPVYADVEPSNGPVMIRPEIEESEHAIVTVERGPLVRSLESVSTVTFAEPLIGDVTLKMEGWLEELHVDYEGQTVKKGDALFDVYAPALFAAEEEFLTSLAYLKNPATSRTRFAEENVKSARQKLRYLDMTDKQIDELARKGVVQKTLTFYSPISGIVIEKKAFEGKSIPAGQLLYRIADLSKVWVNVSIYENQIHCVYKGQGATLTLSELPGRTFSGKVVYVYPYLDPKSRTVKVRLEFDNPNLLLMPDMFGRVKLEPHRMGQGLRIPQTAVMQTGMRNLVYVALPENRFEDREVRTGMELDGDLLEVLGGLKAGERIVASPNFLMDSESRIRLMNRKFAAPPMPTPGEAHQHKMPGMDMPGHSMKTKESESMRDMRQDSSKQ, encoded by the coding sequence ATGAATGAAACTTCGAACTCTGGCAACGAAGCGGCTGAAGCCGTTCCGCCGGACGCACCGGCCCGCAGTTCTACCCATCGAACCGCCATGTACCTGGTCTTCGGTATCGCGCTGTTCGTCGGTTTGTTGTTTGAAGCAATAATTGTGGGCGCCGTCAAGCGAATTCTGCCGGACCCCAATGCGAACCGCGAAATCCTCTACTGGCAGTCACCGATGGATCCTAGCATCCGCAGCGACAAACCGGGAAAGACGGCGATGGGGATGGATCTTGTGCCCGTCTACGCGGATGTGGAGCCATCGAACGGGCCGGTCATGATACGGCCGGAGATTGAAGAGAGCGAACATGCCATCGTAACCGTCGAGCGGGGGCCGTTGGTTCGATCGCTAGAAAGTGTGAGCACGGTGACCTTTGCCGAGCCGTTGATTGGCGACGTGACGCTGAAGATGGAAGGATGGCTGGAAGAGCTGCACGTCGATTACGAGGGACAAACCGTCAAGAAGGGTGACGCTTTGTTCGATGTCTACGCGCCCGCGTTGTTCGCTGCAGAGGAAGAATTCCTGACCAGCCTGGCGTATTTGAAAAATCCCGCCACGTCGCGAACGCGATTCGCGGAGGAAAACGTCAAGTCGGCTCGCCAGAAGCTGCGTTACTTGGATATGACCGACAAGCAGATCGATGAGCTGGCCCGCAAAGGCGTTGTCCAGAAGACGCTCACTTTCTACTCGCCGATCAGCGGAATCGTGATTGAGAAAAAAGCGTTTGAGGGCAAGTCTATTCCCGCCGGACAACTGCTTTATCGCATCGCCGATTTGTCCAAGGTCTGGGTGAACGTCTCGATCTACGAAAACCAAATCCATTGCGTTTATAAAGGTCAGGGAGCGACGCTGACGCTGTCCGAACTGCCCGGACGGACATTCTCCGGTAAGGTGGTCTACGTCTATCCGTACCTGGATCCCAAAAGCCGCACCGTCAAAGTTCGCCTGGAGTTCGACAACCCCAACTTGCTGCTGATGCCGGACATGTTCGGCCGCGTGAAACTGGAGCCACACCGCATGGGGCAGGGGCTACGCATTCCGCAAACGGCGGTGATGCAGACGGGCATGCGGAACCTTGTCTACGTGGCACTGCCAGAAAACCGCTTCGAGGACCGTGAAGTCCGCACCGGCATGGAATTGGACGGCGACCTGCTGGAAGTACTGGGCGGCTTGAAGGCGGGCGAACGGATCGTCGCCTCTCCCAATTTTCTCATGGACAGCGAAAGCCGCATTCGCTTGATGAACCGGAAGTTTGCCGCGCCCCCAATGCCCACGCCGGGCGAAGCCCATCAGCACAAGATGCCGGGAATGGACATGCCGGGGCATTCGATGAAGACGAAGGAAAGCGAATCGATGCGCGACATGCGTCAGGACTCTAGCAAGCAATAG
- a CDS encoding efflux RND transporter permease subunit produces the protein MIAKLIEFSVKNKFLMLLLTGVLVLGGAYAIYTIPLDAIPDLSDVQVIVFTEFPGQAPQVVEDQVTYPLTTTMLAVPNAKTVRGYSFFGFSFVYIIFEDGTDIYWARSRVLEYLSFVANRLPPGVTPRLGPDATGVGWVYEYSLYSGWYSPDHPAGLFQDPEQPEQWYASVQDAPATVRDRLLRVRVFDQPGKCPLSGKPLVRANQDLSTLRSLQDWYLRYELTAVEGVSEVASVGGYVKQYQVEVDPDRLLAFHLSIQDVRRAIQRSNNDVGGRVIEISENEYMVRGLGYLGGGTSDPETSQRAIDDLAHVSLGTTAEGTPIFLREVAQIHLGPELRRGLAESDGKGEVAGGVVIMRFGENAYEIIENVKEKLDELKVGLPPGVDIKTEYDRSALIERAVDTLKQKLLEEMIVVALVITIFLLHFRSSLVAIFVLPTGVMAAMLLMHGIGLTANIMSLGGIALAIGVMVDSAIIMIENTHKHLEAPGDRSHAQIIIDACSEVGPQLFFSLLVITVSFVPIFSLTGQSGRLFRPLAFTNMFAIGSAAVLAVVMVPVLMEFFVRGRVPSEERNPLSKLLMRIYEPLFWLGMRGRAFTILVAIALVAVTVWPFSQLGSEFMPPLEEGDLLYMPTTDPSISITKARELLQQTDKLIMTFPEVHHVFGKAGRADTPTDPAGLSMLETTIALEHDKSKWRTRRVERWFGGFPNWVKAPLAYFWPEERTITDDELVYGWNKPDGTHVPGLDDVVKLPGVSNAWTMPIKTRIDMLSTGIKTPIGIKVIGDDLGTLADLAEKISAQLRTLPDTVSVFAEKTVGGKYIDFKIKREEVARYGMTVDDVQQVILAALGGTNVTTTVEGLERYPVNVRYPRELRDNLTTLRQTLIATPTGAQIPIEQVAELSVHTGPPVIRSEQAKLNAWIYVDVATSDIGGYVRDARALIDDKIVSQPDFPTGYSVTWSGQYEYMQEANQRLMVVVPITLVIIIFLLYVSTRSVFRTLVIIMAVPFSLVGAIWFLYLLDFQLSLAVWVGLIALAGLDAETGAVMLLYLDISFKKFVDQDRMRNLRDLELAIHDGAVKRIRPKTMTVMAALFGLVPIMIGAETGADTMKRLAAPMIGGLVTSFIMELLIYPVIFYFYKSFEVRRRMREEPGADETRANV, from the coding sequence ATGATTGCCAAACTGATCGAATTCTCGGTGAAGAACAAATTCCTGATGCTCCTGTTGACGGGGGTGTTGGTGCTGGGCGGAGCGTACGCGATCTACACGATTCCGCTCGACGCCATTCCGGACCTCAGCGACGTTCAGGTGATCGTCTTCACCGAGTTTCCTGGTCAGGCCCCGCAAGTGGTCGAGGACCAGGTCACCTATCCGCTCACGACCACGATGCTGGCCGTGCCCAACGCGAAGACCGTGCGCGGGTATTCGTTCTTCGGCTTCTCGTTCGTCTACATCATCTTCGAGGACGGCACGGACATCTATTGGGCCCGCAGCCGCGTGTTGGAGTATCTCAGCTTTGTCGCGAACAGGCTGCCGCCGGGCGTTACGCCGCGGCTAGGCCCTGATGCAACTGGTGTGGGTTGGGTCTACGAATACTCGCTCTACAGCGGCTGGTACTCGCCCGACCATCCGGCCGGATTGTTTCAAGATCCCGAACAGCCCGAACAATGGTACGCGTCGGTTCAAGACGCGCCGGCCACAGTCCGCGACCGCTTGTTGCGAGTCCGCGTCTTCGACCAGCCGGGCAAGTGCCCACTGAGCGGCAAGCCGCTAGTCCGCGCGAACCAAGACCTGTCCACTTTGCGAAGCCTGCAGGACTGGTACTTGCGCTACGAGTTGACCGCTGTGGAAGGCGTCTCGGAAGTTGCCAGTGTGGGCGGTTACGTTAAGCAGTATCAAGTCGAAGTCGATCCCGATCGGCTGCTGGCGTTTCATCTTTCGATCCAGGACGTGCGCCGCGCGATCCAGCGTTCCAACAACGATGTCGGCGGCCGCGTGATTGAGATTTCCGAGAACGAATACATGGTCCGCGGACTCGGCTATCTGGGCGGCGGCACGAGCGATCCGGAAACGAGCCAGCGAGCCATCGACGATCTGGCCCACGTTTCGCTCGGCACGACGGCGGAAGGCACCCCTATCTTCCTCCGCGAAGTGGCCCAGATTCATCTCGGTCCGGAGCTGCGCCGCGGGCTGGCCGAATCGGACGGGAAAGGCGAAGTCGCCGGCGGCGTGGTTATCATGCGGTTTGGCGAGAACGCCTACGAAATCATCGAGAATGTCAAGGAGAAGCTCGACGAGCTCAAGGTGGGCCTGCCGCCGGGCGTCGATATTAAGACGGAGTACGACCGCTCGGCGCTGATCGAACGCGCGGTTGATACGCTGAAGCAAAAACTGCTCGAAGAAATGATCGTAGTGGCACTTGTGATTACGATCTTCCTCTTGCACTTCCGCAGCTCGCTGGTGGCCATTTTTGTGCTGCCGACCGGTGTGATGGCCGCTATGCTGTTGATGCACGGTATCGGCTTGACCGCCAACATCATGTCGCTGGGCGGCATCGCTCTGGCAATTGGCGTGATGGTCGATTCGGCCATCATCATGATCGAGAACACGCACAAGCATCTCGAAGCGCCCGGCGATCGATCGCATGCGCAAATCATCATCGACGCTTGCAGCGAAGTTGGGCCGCAGTTGTTCTTTTCACTGCTTGTGATCACGGTCAGCTTTGTGCCGATCTTCAGCCTGACCGGTCAGTCGGGCCGCTTGTTTCGCCCACTGGCCTTCACCAACATGTTCGCCATCGGTTCGGCCGCGGTTCTCGCGGTCGTCATGGTGCCCGTGCTGATGGAATTCTTTGTCCGAGGCCGCGTCCCCAGCGAAGAGCGCAACCCGCTTAGCAAACTGCTGATGCGAATATATGAACCGCTGTTCTGGCTCGGCATGCGCGGCCGCGCGTTCACGATTCTGGTCGCCATCGCGCTAGTAGCTGTCACGGTTTGGCCGTTCTCTCAGCTTGGCAGCGAGTTCATGCCGCCGCTGGAAGAAGGCGACCTGCTGTACATGCCGACGACGGACCCTTCCATCTCGATCACCAAAGCCCGCGAGCTTCTGCAGCAGACCGACAAGCTGATCATGACCTTCCCGGAAGTGCACCATGTCTTTGGCAAAGCCGGCCGCGCCGATACGCCGACCGACCCGGCTGGGCTGAGCATGCTGGAGACTACGATCGCGCTGGAGCACGACAAGTCGAAATGGCGGACGCGGCGTGTCGAGCGCTGGTTCGGCGGCTTTCCGAATTGGGTAAAGGCACCCCTCGCGTATTTTTGGCCCGAAGAGCGGACGATCACAGACGACGAGTTGGTTTACGGCTGGAACAAGCCGGACGGGACACACGTTCCCGGATTGGACGACGTCGTAAAACTGCCCGGAGTCAGCAATGCGTGGACCATGCCGATCAAAACGCGGATCGACATGCTATCGACCGGCATCAAGACGCCGATCGGCATCAAAGTCATCGGCGACGACTTGGGCACGCTGGCCGATCTGGCGGAGAAGATCTCGGCTCAACTCCGCACGCTGCCGGACACCGTCAGCGTGTTCGCGGAAAAGACGGTGGGTGGCAAATACATCGACTTCAAAATCAAGCGAGAAGAAGTTGCCCGCTACGGCATGACGGTCGACGACGTGCAGCAGGTCATTTTGGCGGCCCTGGGCGGAACCAACGTCACCACCACGGTCGAAGGGCTCGAACGCTATCCGGTCAACGTCCGCTATCCGCGCGAGCTGCGCGACAACCTCACCACACTGCGCCAGACTTTGATTGCAACGCCGACCGGCGCCCAGATTCCGATCGAGCAAGTTGCGGAGCTTTCAGTCCATACCGGACCGCCGGTGATACGCAGCGAACAGGCAAAGCTGAATGCCTGGATCTACGTCGATGTGGCGACCAGCGACATCGGCGGCTACGTGCGCGACGCGCGAGCGCTCATCGACGACAAGATTGTCAGTCAGCCGGATTTTCCAACCGGCTACAGCGTAACTTGGAGCGGCCAATACGAATACATGCAAGAGGCCAACCAGCGGCTGATGGTAGTGGTACCCATCACGCTGGTGATCATTATCTTCCTGCTGTACGTCAGCACGCGGAGCGTGTTCCGCACGCTGGTGATCATCATGGCCGTCCCGTTCAGCCTGGTCGGTGCGATTTGGTTTCTGTACCTGCTCGACTTTCAGTTGAGTTTGGCGGTGTGGGTCGGCCTGATCGCTTTGGCCGGCCTCGACGCAGAAACGGGCGCAGTGATGCTGTTGTATCTGGACATCTCGTTCAAGAAGTTCGTCGACCAAGACCGTATGCGCAACCTGCGCGATCTAGAACTGGCGATCCACGACGGCGCCGTCAAGCGGATTCGCCCCAAGACAATGACCGTCATGGCGGCCCTATTCGGCTTGGTGCCGATCATGATTGGCGCGGAAACAGGGGCCGACACGATGAAGCGTTTGGCCGCCCCCATGATCGGTGGCCTGGTTACCAGCTTCATCATGGAACTATTGATTTACCCCGTCATTTTCTACTTTTACAAATCGTTCGAAGTACGACGTCGGATGCGCGAAGAACCGGGCGCTGATGAGACACGCGCAAACGTGTAG
- a CDS encoding heavy metal translocating P-type ATPase: MTIDPICKMEVDPATALSAERDGEKFHFCSEHCRTKFLEMRAEEHGSKHDHEPATPQHEHVCCSTSPPSSPMVQFGTTTSDAASAAPTKKYFCPMCPGVESDEPGSCPKCGMALELAAPTAPATRTVYTCPMHPEIEQDHPGICPKCGMELEPKYVAAEDEEDDSELRDMSRRFWVGFALGLPVLLLAMAPMVGIPLDAWLSVGVSHWIQLALCTPVVAWAGWPFFVRGWHSLRTWNLNMFTLTALGTGAAYFYSLFALLFPRLLPESFLENGRAVVYFEAAAMITVLVLLGQVLELRARRRTSGAIRELLSLAPPVAHLVRDGQERDVPLSDVHPGDVLRVRPGDKIPVDGTVTDGKSSVDEAMITGEPVPVSKQPDDGVIGGTVNQTGSFLMRAERVGGDTVLSQIVDMVGQAQRSRAPIQRLADVAASYFVPVVVAAAIVTFIVWATIGPQPRLAHALINAVAVLIIACPCALGLATPMSIMVGVGRGARAGVLIKNAEVLEMMKRVDTLVVDKTGTLTEGQPRLTACVPAGDIMEEQLLRLAAAVEQQSEHPLARSIVREAAQRQLDLPNCEQFNSVTGEGVAGRVDEHEVVIGKPALLNQRGIDVAPLADRAAELQQAGQTVMFAGIDGQLAGILAVSDPIKASTAEAVQTLHRLGLRIIMLTGDNERTARAVAENLGIDEVEAGVKPEHKHERVRALKAQGHAVAMAGDGINDAPALAAADVGIAMGTGADVAIESAGVTLVKGDLRGIVKAVLLSRAVVRNIRQNLFFAFVYNSLGVPIAAGALYPLFGILLSPVLAAAAMSFSSFSVVTNALRLRSSAL, from the coding sequence ATGACCATTGATCCGATTTGCAAGATGGAGGTTGATCCGGCGACCGCGCTCTCCGCCGAACGCGACGGCGAGAAATTTCACTTTTGCAGCGAACACTGCCGCACGAAGTTTCTGGAAATGCGTGCGGAAGAACACGGCTCGAAGCACGATCACGAACCGGCAACGCCTCAGCACGAGCATGTGTGCTGTTCGACGTCGCCTCCTTCCTCGCCGATGGTGCAGTTCGGGACGACGACGAGCGACGCGGCCTCAGCCGCGCCGACCAAGAAATACTTCTGCCCAATGTGTCCGGGCGTCGAAAGCGACGAGCCGGGGAGTTGTCCCAAGTGCGGCATGGCACTGGAACTTGCCGCGCCGACGGCGCCCGCGACGCGCACGGTTTACACGTGCCCAATGCATCCGGAAATCGAACAGGACCATCCGGGGATCTGCCCCAAGTGCGGCATGGAACTGGAGCCCAAGTACGTCGCCGCTGAGGATGAGGAGGACGACAGCGAACTGCGCGACATGTCGCGGCGATTCTGGGTCGGATTCGCACTCGGGTTGCCAGTCTTGTTGCTCGCGATGGCTCCGATGGTCGGCATTCCATTGGACGCGTGGCTGTCGGTTGGCGTGTCGCACTGGATTCAACTCGCGCTCTGCACGCCGGTTGTTGCCTGGGCGGGCTGGCCGTTCTTTGTCCGTGGTTGGCATTCGCTGCGGACTTGGAACCTGAACATGTTCACGCTGACCGCGTTGGGAACTGGCGCGGCGTATTTTTACAGTTTGTTCGCCCTGTTGTTTCCGCGCTTGCTGCCGGAGTCATTTCTGGAGAACGGGCGAGCGGTCGTCTATTTTGAAGCGGCGGCGATGATTACCGTGCTGGTCTTGCTCGGCCAAGTACTGGAACTGCGGGCGCGGCGCCGCACGAGCGGGGCGATTCGCGAGCTGCTCTCGCTCGCGCCGCCGGTCGCGCATCTGGTGCGCGACGGCCAGGAGCGTGACGTGCCGCTGTCCGACGTGCATCCCGGCGACGTGTTGCGAGTACGGCCCGGCGACAAGATTCCGGTCGACGGAACGGTCACTGACGGCAAGAGCTCGGTGGACGAAGCGATGATCACGGGCGAGCCGGTGCCAGTGTCGAAGCAGCCGGACGACGGCGTGATCGGCGGCACGGTGAATCAGACCGGTTCGTTCTTGATGCGAGCCGAGCGGGTCGGCGGCGACACCGTGCTATCGCAAATCGTCGACATGGTCGGGCAAGCGCAACGCAGCCGCGCTCCGATTCAACGCTTGGCGGACGTGGCGGCATCGTACTTTGTTCCGGTGGTGGTCGCGGCGGCGATTGTAACGTTCATCGTCTGGGCGACGATTGGCCCGCAGCCGCGGCTGGCCCACGCGCTGATCAACGCCGTAGCCGTGTTGATCATTGCTTGCCCCTGCGCGCTTGGGTTGGCCACGCCGATGTCGATCATGGTAGGCGTCGGCCGCGGTGCAAGAGCCGGCGTGCTGATCAAGAACGCCGAAGTGCTGGAGATGATGAAAAGGGTCGATACGCTGGTCGTCGACAAAACCGGCACGCTGACCGAAGGCCAGCCACGATTGACGGCCTGCGTTCCGGCAGGGGATATCATGGAAGAGCAACTACTGCGGCTGGCCGCGGCGGTGGAACAGCAAAGTGAACATCCGCTGGCGAGGTCGATTGTCCGCGAAGCCGCACAGCGCCAGCTTGACTTGCCCAATTGCGAGCAGTTCAATTCGGTCACCGGTGAGGGCGTGGCCGGACGAGTCGACGAGCACGAAGTCGTCATCGGCAAGCCGGCACTGCTGAACCAGCGCGGCATCGACGTAGCACCGCTGGCCGATCGAGCGGCCGAGCTTCAGCAAGCCGGGCAAACGGTCATGTTTGCCGGCATCGATGGCCAGCTTGCCGGTATTCTCGCCGTGTCCGATCCAATCAAAGCGTCGACCGCCGAAGCCGTGCAAACGCTGCACCGGCTGGGCTTGCGGATCATCATGCTGACCGGCGACAACGAGCGCACCGCGCGAGCTGTCGCGGAGAACCTGGGGATCGACGAAGTGGAAGCGGGCGTCAAACCGGAGCACAAACATGAGCGTGTGCGGGCGCTCAAGGCACAGGGCCACGCGGTCGCGATGGCGGGCGACGGGATCAACGACGCCCCGGCACTGGCCGCGGCCGACGTCGGCATTGCGATGGGCACGGGTGCCGACGTAGCTATCGAAAGCGCAGGCGTCACGCTGGTCAAGGGCGACTTGCGGGGCATCGTCAAGGCAGTGCTGCTGAGCCGCGCCGTGGTCCGCAACATCCGGCAGAACTTGTTTTTCGCCTTCGTTTACAACTCCCTCGGAGTTCCCATCGCCGCCGGCGCGCTCTACCCGCTGTTCGGCATCTTGCTTAGTCCCGTCCTCGCCGCCGCAGCGATGAGTTTCAGTTCGTTTTCGGTAGTGACAAACGCGTTGCGTCTGCGTTCATCGGCGTTGTAA
- the glgP gene encoding alpha-glucan family phosphorylase, with the protein MTTERRIAYFSMEIALSEELPTYAGGLGVLAGDTIRSAADLRVPMVAVTLLHRKGYFDQRLDADGWQSEQPAEWSPERHLVEQPPRVSVEIEARTVQLRAWRYEVAGVGQFVVPVYLLDTDIAENGEWDRKLTDTLYGGDDHYRLCQEVVLGMGGVRMLQALGYAKLQRYHMNEGHSSLLALELLDEHVAAAGRTQSNRDDVIAVHDKCVFTTHTPVPAGHDRFSQEMAERVLGSALNSHDQDIYSHDGRLNMTYLALNLSHYVNGVAKKHGEVSRHMFAKYQIDSITNGVHAATWTTRPFQQLFDQHIPGWREDNFNLRYALSIPHNEILETHGRAKKALVEYVNRETNAGFNEDVLTLGFARRAATYKRPGLLLEDAERLLELSRKHALQLVFAGKAHPRDQTGKKLIQHVFQQAKQLRPSVNLVFLPNYDMRLGLLITSGVDVWLNTPQPPLEASGTSGMKAALNGVPSLSVLDGWWIEGCIEGVTGWGIGERQRDERPHECAENDACSLYGKLEDVVLPLFCRDRDGFAEVMRHAIALNGSFFNTQRMMQQYVLKAYFP; encoded by the coding sequence ATGACGACCGAGCGAAGAATTGCCTATTTCTCGATGGAGATTGCCCTGAGCGAGGAGCTGCCGACCTATGCGGGCGGCCTCGGCGTGCTGGCGGGCGATACGATTCGCTCGGCGGCCGATCTGCGTGTGCCGATGGTTGCGGTCACTTTGCTGCATCGAAAAGGCTATTTCGATCAGCGGCTGGATGCGGACGGGTGGCAGAGCGAGCAGCCGGCCGAATGGAGCCCTGAGCGTCACCTCGTCGAGCAGCCACCGCGAGTCTCGGTGGAAATAGAGGCGCGGACCGTGCAACTGCGCGCTTGGCGTTACGAAGTCGCCGGAGTCGGCCAGTTCGTGGTGCCGGTCTACCTGCTCGACACGGACATTGCCGAGAACGGCGAGTGGGATCGGAAGTTGACCGACACGTTGTACGGTGGCGACGACCACTATCGTCTCTGTCAGGAAGTTGTGCTGGGGATGGGCGGCGTCCGGATGTTACAAGCACTCGGCTACGCGAAACTGCAGCGTTATCACATGAACGAAGGCCACTCGAGCTTGCTGGCGCTGGAATTGCTGGACGAACATGTCGCAGCCGCGGGAAGAACACAAAGTAATCGGGATGACGTGATTGCCGTGCACGATAAATGCGTGTTCACGACCCACACGCCCGTTCCCGCAGGGCATGACCGTTTTTCGCAGGAAATGGCCGAAAGAGTCCTGGGATCCGCTTTGAATTCTCATGACCAGGACATCTATAGCCACGACGGCCGACTGAACATGACGTATCTGGCGCTCAATCTCAGCCACTACGTCAACGGCGTGGCGAAGAAGCACGGCGAGGTGTCACGGCACATGTTTGCCAAGTACCAAATCGACTCGATCACCAACGGCGTGCACGCCGCGACCTGGACCACTCGTCCATTCCAGCAGCTTTTTGACCAGCACATCCCTGGTTGGCGCGAGGACAACTTCAACTTGCGCTACGCGCTCAGCATCCCGCACAACGAGATTCTCGAGACGCACGGCCGCGCCAAGAAGGCCCTGGTCGAATACGTCAATCGCGAAACGAACGCGGGTTTCAACGAAGATGTTTTGACCCTTGGTTTCGCGCGTCGCGCCGCAACCTACAAACGACCTGGGCTGCTGCTGGAAGATGCTGAGCGGCTCCTTGAACTAAGCCGTAAGCATGCGCTGCAACTGGTCTTCGCCGGAAAGGCGCACCCGCGCGATCAAACAGGAAAGAAACTGATCCAACATGTATTTCAGCAAGCGAAGCAGCTTCGCCCCAGCGTGAACCTGGTATTCCTGCCGAACTACGATATGCGGCTCGGACTCCTGATCACATCGGGTGTCGATGTGTGGCTCAATACACCACAGCCGCCGCTGGAAGCATCAGGCACAAGCGGGATGAAGGCGGCGCTGAACGGGGTTCCTTCGTTGAGTGTCTTGGATGGCTGGTGGATCGAAGGGTGTATTGAGGGAGTTACCGGCTGGGGAATCGGCGAGCGGCAGCGTGATGAGCGTCCCCACGAGTGTGCCGAAAACGACGCCTGTTCGCTGTACGGAAAGCTGGAGGATGTCGTCCTTCCCCTGTTCTGTCGAGACCGGGATGGTTTCGCCGAGGTCATGCGGCACGCGATCGCTCTCAACGGCTCCTTCTTCAATACGCAACGAATGATGCAACAATATGTCCTCAAGGCTTACTTCCCTTGA